The following are from one region of the Bos mutus isolate GX-2022 chromosome 18, NWIPB_WYAK_1.1, whole genome shotgun sequence genome:
- the ZNF446 gene encoding zinc finger protein 446 isoform X3, producing MPSPLGPPNLPSLDPEAIPENPETARQRFRGFCYQEVAGPRVALARLQFLCHQWLQPEAHSKEQILDLLVLEQFLGALPPEIQAWVRGQQPGSPEEAVILVEDLQRDPGQLLGWITAHVLQQAVLPATQKTEELVGGVHPSGTVEPLRAASGEGPKDAQMEGNAQLSCSVKEEPDGYMQEIASSSPPPPAQSHKEHVEQQEPTSAPFQPPRLQEWGLLEPSQKELYWDAMLEKYGTVVSLAGLPHPLPESRAESQPEVLSTGSEGRRRLRPGDESEGRPGGPEAPPPPPPPRSKPYTCTQCGGAFDWKSVFVIHRRAHAGGPCTEKPPAGPPQRALPGPRGYACEECGHSFSWKSQLVIHRKGHAGQRRHLCADCGHSFDWKSQLVIHRKSHRPEAP from the exons ATGCCATCCCCACTGGGTCCCCCAAATCTGCCTTCTCTGGACCCGGAGGCCATCCCAGAGAATCCTGAGACGGCACGCCAGCGCTTCCGGGGCTTCTGCTACCAGGAGGTGGCTGGTCCCCGGGTGGCTCTGGCCCGGCTGCAGTTTCTGTGCCACCAGTGGTTACAGCCCGAGGCGCACTCCAAGGAGCAGATACTAGACCTGCTGGTGCTGGAGCAGTTCCTGGGGGCGCTGCCCCCTGAGATTCAGGCCTGGGTGCGGGGCCAGCAGCCAGGCAGCCCTGAGGAGGCGGTTATCCTGGTCGAAGACCTGCAGCGTGACCCTGGGCAGCTGCTGGGCTGG ATTACAGCACATGTCCTACAGCAAGCTGTGCTCCCAGCCACGCAGAAGACAGAGGAGTTGGTGGGGGGTGTCCACCcctcagggacagtggagcccCTCAGGGCAGCCTCTGGGGAGGGGCCAAAGGATGCCCAGATGGAGGGCAATGCCCAGCTCAGCTGCAGCGTgaaggaggagcctgatggctacaTGCAGGAGATAG CATCCTccagccccccacctccagcccagtCCCACAAGGAGCACGTCGAACAACAGGAACCGACCTCCGCACCCTTCCAGCCACCCCGGCTTCAG GAGTGGGGGCTCCTGGAACCATCCCAGAAGGAGCTGTACTGGGACGCGATGCTGGAGAAGTACGGCACGGTGGTCTCCCTGG CAGGGTTGCCGCACCCCCTGCCTGAGTCCCGCGCGGAGTCTCAGCCGGAGGTGCTGAGCACCGGATCCGAGGGGCGGAGACGCCTCCGCCCGG GAGATGAGAGCGAGGGCCGGCCCGGTGGCCCCGAGGCCCCgccaccaccgccgccgccgAGGAGCAAGCCCTACACGTGCACTCAGTGCGGCGGCGCCTTCGACTGGAAGTCGGTGTTCGTCATCCACCGCCGCGCGCATGCCGGCGGCCCGTGCACGGAGAAGCCACCGGCCGGCCCGCCCCAACGCGCGCTCCCGGGCCCGCGCGGCTACGCCTGTGAGGAGTGCGGCCACAGCTTCAGCTGGAAGTCGCAGCTGGTCATCCACCGCAAGGGCCATGCCGGCCAGCGGCGCCACCTCTGTGCTGACTGCGGCCACAGCTTCGACTGGAAGTCCCAGCTGGTCATCCACCGCAAGAGTCACCGGCCCGAGGCCCCTTGA
- the ZNF446 gene encoding zinc finger protein 446 isoform X1 has translation MGGSRKIPRTMPSPLGPPNLPSLDPEAIPENPETARQRFRGFCYQEVAGPRVALARLQFLCHQWLQPEAHSKEQILDLLVLEQFLGALPPEIQAWVRGQQPGSPEEAVILVEDLQRDPGQLLGWITAHVLQQAVLPATQKTEELVGGVHPSGTVEPLRAASGEGPKDAQMEGNAQLSCSVKEEPDGYMQEIASSSPPPPAQSHKEHVEQQEPTSAPFQPPRLQEWGLLEPSQKELYWDAMLEKYGTVVSLAGLPHPLPESRAESQPEVLSTGSEGRRRLRPGDESEGRPGGPEAPPPPPPPRSKPYTCTQCGGAFDWKSVFVIHRRAHAGGPCTEKPPAGPPQRALPGPRGYACEECGHSFSWKSQLVIHRKGHAGQRRHLCADCGHSFDWKSQLVIHRKSHRPEAP, from the exons ATGG GtggctccaggaagattccccgcACAATGCCATCCCCACTGGGTCCCCCAAATCTGCCTTCTCTGGACCCGGAGGCCATCCCAGAGAATCCTGAGACGGCACGCCAGCGCTTCCGGGGCTTCTGCTACCAGGAGGTGGCTGGTCCCCGGGTGGCTCTGGCCCGGCTGCAGTTTCTGTGCCACCAGTGGTTACAGCCCGAGGCGCACTCCAAGGAGCAGATACTAGACCTGCTGGTGCTGGAGCAGTTCCTGGGGGCGCTGCCCCCTGAGATTCAGGCCTGGGTGCGGGGCCAGCAGCCAGGCAGCCCTGAGGAGGCGGTTATCCTGGTCGAAGACCTGCAGCGTGACCCTGGGCAGCTGCTGGGCTGG ATTACAGCACATGTCCTACAGCAAGCTGTGCTCCCAGCCACGCAGAAGACAGAGGAGTTGGTGGGGGGTGTCCACCcctcagggacagtggagcccCTCAGGGCAGCCTCTGGGGAGGGGCCAAAGGATGCCCAGATGGAGGGCAATGCCCAGCTCAGCTGCAGCGTgaaggaggagcctgatggctacaTGCAGGAGATAG CATCCTccagccccccacctccagcccagtCCCACAAGGAGCACGTCGAACAACAGGAACCGACCTCCGCACCCTTCCAGCCACCCCGGCTTCAG GAGTGGGGGCTCCTGGAACCATCCCAGAAGGAGCTGTACTGGGACGCGATGCTGGAGAAGTACGGCACGGTGGTCTCCCTGG CAGGGTTGCCGCACCCCCTGCCTGAGTCCCGCGCGGAGTCTCAGCCGGAGGTGCTGAGCACCGGATCCGAGGGGCGGAGACGCCTCCGCCCGG GAGATGAGAGCGAGGGCCGGCCCGGTGGCCCCGAGGCCCCgccaccaccgccgccgccgAGGAGCAAGCCCTACACGTGCACTCAGTGCGGCGGCGCCTTCGACTGGAAGTCGGTGTTCGTCATCCACCGCCGCGCGCATGCCGGCGGCCCGTGCACGGAGAAGCCACCGGCCGGCCCGCCCCAACGCGCGCTCCCGGGCCCGCGCGGCTACGCCTGTGAGGAGTGCGGCCACAGCTTCAGCTGGAAGTCGCAGCTGGTCATCCACCGCAAGGGCCATGCCGGCCAGCGGCGCCACCTCTGTGCTGACTGCGGCCACAGCTTCGACTGGAAGTCCCAGCTGGTCATCCACCGCAAGAGTCACCGGCCCGAGGCCCCTTGA
- the ZNF446 gene encoding zinc finger protein 446 isoform X2 yields the protein MGGSRKIPRTMPSPLGPPNLPSLDPEAIPENPETARQRFRGFCYQEVAGPRVALARLQFLCHQWLQPEAHSKEQILDLLVLEQFLGALPPEIQAWVRGQQPGSPEEAVILVEDLQRDPGQLLGWITAHVLQQAVLPATQKTEELVGGVHPSGTVEPLRAASGEGPKDAQMEGNAQLSCSVKEEPDGYMQEIASSSPPPPAQSHKEHVEQQEPTSAPFQPPRLQEWGLLEPSQKELYWDAMLEKYGTVVSLGLPHPLPESRAESQPEVLSTGSEGRRRLRPGDESEGRPGGPEAPPPPPPPRSKPYTCTQCGGAFDWKSVFVIHRRAHAGGPCTEKPPAGPPQRALPGPRGYACEECGHSFSWKSQLVIHRKGHAGQRRHLCADCGHSFDWKSQLVIHRKSHRPEAP from the exons ATGG GtggctccaggaagattccccgcACAATGCCATCCCCACTGGGTCCCCCAAATCTGCCTTCTCTGGACCCGGAGGCCATCCCAGAGAATCCTGAGACGGCACGCCAGCGCTTCCGGGGCTTCTGCTACCAGGAGGTGGCTGGTCCCCGGGTGGCTCTGGCCCGGCTGCAGTTTCTGTGCCACCAGTGGTTACAGCCCGAGGCGCACTCCAAGGAGCAGATACTAGACCTGCTGGTGCTGGAGCAGTTCCTGGGGGCGCTGCCCCCTGAGATTCAGGCCTGGGTGCGGGGCCAGCAGCCAGGCAGCCCTGAGGAGGCGGTTATCCTGGTCGAAGACCTGCAGCGTGACCCTGGGCAGCTGCTGGGCTGG ATTACAGCACATGTCCTACAGCAAGCTGTGCTCCCAGCCACGCAGAAGACAGAGGAGTTGGTGGGGGGTGTCCACCcctcagggacagtggagcccCTCAGGGCAGCCTCTGGGGAGGGGCCAAAGGATGCCCAGATGGAGGGCAATGCCCAGCTCAGCTGCAGCGTgaaggaggagcctgatggctacaTGCAGGAGATAG CATCCTccagccccccacctccagcccagtCCCACAAGGAGCACGTCGAACAACAGGAACCGACCTCCGCACCCTTCCAGCCACCCCGGCTTCAG GAGTGGGGGCTCCTGGAACCATCCCAGAAGGAGCTGTACTGGGACGCGATGCTGGAGAAGTACGGCACGGTGGTCTCCCTGG GGTTGCCGCACCCCCTGCCTGAGTCCCGCGCGGAGTCTCAGCCGGAGGTGCTGAGCACCGGATCCGAGGGGCGGAGACGCCTCCGCCCGG GAGATGAGAGCGAGGGCCGGCCCGGTGGCCCCGAGGCCCCgccaccaccgccgccgccgAGGAGCAAGCCCTACACGTGCACTCAGTGCGGCGGCGCCTTCGACTGGAAGTCGGTGTTCGTCATCCACCGCCGCGCGCATGCCGGCGGCCCGTGCACGGAGAAGCCACCGGCCGGCCCGCCCCAACGCGCGCTCCCGGGCCCGCGCGGCTACGCCTGTGAGGAGTGCGGCCACAGCTTCAGCTGGAAGTCGCAGCTGGTCATCCACCGCAAGGGCCATGCCGGCCAGCGGCGCCACCTCTGTGCTGACTGCGGCCACAGCTTCGACTGGAAGTCCCAGCTGGTCATCCACCGCAAGAGTCACCGGCCCGAGGCCCCTTGA
- the ZNF324 gene encoding zinc finger protein 324A isoform X3 — MAFEDVAVHFSQEEWGLLDTAQRALYRRVMLENFALLASLGLSVSRPRVVTQLERGNEPWVLSGADVTLAWDAQRRPHHGSPPLVEDGCVSGEAPFPGAFGDGSPLAPARVLPTADACERGKIPEGRRSISPSRERRPTGVSVIYWERLRLGPGRGDASVSLRLTSSLRPPPGDKALAEHPTPSQPPRVSERRKPWAREAPGGAFSSAPGALGARGMGPAWREPPGWAELSEALQPGPGLLSGEKPFECRACSKVFVKSSDLLKHLRTHTGERPYECTQCGKAFSQTSHLTQHQRIHSGETPYSCLACGQAFRHSSSLVRHQRIHTAEKAFRCAECGKAFSHRSNLSQHRKIHAGGRPYACARCGRSFCRNSHLIQHERTHTGEKPFACALCGAAFSQGSSLFKHRRVHTGEKPFACAQCGRAFSHSSNLRQHRLLHTGERPFRCADCGKAFAKGAVLLSHRRIHTGEKPFVCAHCGRAFRERPALFHHQRLHTGEKPARRPRAGPRPPSRPPSGASPEGALGREAGLPATSGPATILRTTEA, encoded by the exons ATGGCCTTTGAGGATGTGGCCGTGCATTTCTCCCAGGAGGAGTGGGGGCTCCTGGATACAGCGCAGAGGGCTCTGTACCGCCGGGTGATGCTGGAGAACTTCGCCCTCCTGGCCTCGCTGG GCCTGTCTGTGTCCCGGCCCCGTGTGGTCACGCAGCTGGAGCGCGGCAACGAGCCCTGGGTTCTCAGTGGGGCGGACGTGACCTTGGCCTGGGATGCCCAGAGGAGGCCCCACCACG GCTCCCCTCCTCTGGTGGAGGACGGTTGTGTTTCTGGAGAAGCCCCATTCCCAGGGGCCTTCGGGGATGGCTCCCCTCTGgcgcctgccagggtcctccccACCGCGGATGCCTGTGAGCGCGGGAAGATCCCGGAGGGTCGGCGCAGCATCTCCCCTTCCCGGGAGAGGAGACCCACCGGGGTGTCCGTGATCTACTGGGAGAGGCTCCGGCTGGGGCCGGGCAGGGGCGACGCCAGCGTGAGCCTCCGGCTGACCTCTTCTCTGCGGCCGCCACCTGGGGACAAGGCCCTCGCAGAGCACCCCACGCCCAGCCAGCCACCCCGGGTGTCAGAGCGGCGGAAGCCCTGGGCACGCGAGGCCCCCGGGGGAGCCTTCTCGAGTGCTCCCGGGGCTCTAGGAGCGCGAGGGATGGGCCCGGCCTGGCGCGAGCCTCCCGGCTGGGCCGAGCTGAGTGAGGCACTGCAGCCCGGGCCTGGCCTCCTCTCTGGGGAGAAGCCCTTCGAGTGCAGGGCGTGCAGCAAGGTGTTCGTGAAGAGCTCCGACCTGCTCAAGCACCTGCGCACACACACCGGGGAGCGGCCGTACGAGTGCACGCAGTGCGGCAAAGCCTTCAGCCAGACGTCGCACCTGACGCAGCACCAGCGCATCCACAGCGGGGAGACACCCTACAGCTGCCTGGCTTGCGGGCAGGCCTTCCGGCACAGCTCGTCGCTGGTGCGGCACCAGCGCATCCACACGGCCGAGAAGGCCTTCCGATGCGCCGAGTGCGGCAAGGCCTTCAGCCACCGCTCCAACCTCAGCCAGCACCGCAAGATCCATGCGGGCGGCCGGCCCTACGCGTGCGCGCGCTGTGGCCGCAGCTTCTGCCGCAACTCGCACCTCATCCAGCACGAGCGCACgcacacgggcgagaagccctTCGCCTGCGCGCTCTGTGGGGCTGCCTTCAGCCAGGGCTCGTCGCTCTTCAAGCACCGGCGCGTGCACACGGGCGAGAAACCCTTCGCCTGCGCGCAGTGCGGCCGCGCCTTCAGCCACAGCTCCAACCTGCGGCAGCACCGGCTGCTGCACACGGGCGAGCGGCCCTTCCGCTGCGCGGACTGCGGCAAGGCCTTCGCCAAGGGCGCCGTTCTGCTCAGCCACCGGCGCATCCACACGGGCGAGAAGCCGTTCGTGTGTGCGCACTGCGGACGCGCCTTCCGCGAGCGCCCGGCCCTCTTCCACCACCAGAGGCTCCACACCGGCGAGAAGCCGGCACGGCGGCCCCGGGCTGGCCCGCGCCCCCCGTCCAGGCCGCCTTCGGGGGCATCGCCCGAGGGCGCGCTGGGGCGGGAAGCCGGGCTCCCCGCCACCTCGGGGCCAGCCACCATCCTGAGAACCACTGAGGCCTGA
- the ZNF324 gene encoding zinc finger protein 324A isoform X1: MAAAAAQPDQEQALVFRPVGRALVGSPLLAAKGGLMAFEDVAVHFSQEEWGLLDTAQRALYRRVMLENFALLASLGLSVSRPRVVTQLERGNEPWVLSGADVTLAWDAQRRPHHGSPPLVEDGCVSGEAPFPGAFGDGSPLAPARVLPTADACERGKIPEGRRSISPSRERRPTGVSVIYWERLRLGPGRGDASVSLRLTSSLRPPPGDKALAEHPTPSQPPRVSERRKPWAREAPGGAFSSAPGALGARGMGPAWREPPGWAELSEALQPGPGLLSGEKPFECRACSKVFVKSSDLLKHLRTHTGERPYECTQCGKAFSQTSHLTQHQRIHSGETPYSCLACGQAFRHSSSLVRHQRIHTAEKAFRCAECGKAFSHRSNLSQHRKIHAGGRPYACARCGRSFCRNSHLIQHERTHTGEKPFACALCGAAFSQGSSLFKHRRVHTGEKPFACAQCGRAFSHSSNLRQHRLLHTGERPFRCADCGKAFAKGAVLLSHRRIHTGEKPFVCAHCGRAFRERPALFHHQRLHTGEKPARRPRAGPRPPSRPPSGASPEGALGREAGLPATSGPATILRTTEA; the protein is encoded by the exons atggcggcggcggcggcgcagcCCGACCAGGAACAG GCCCTGGTGTTCCGGCCGGTTGGGCGTGCACTCGTGGGATCCCCACTTCTTGCAGCTAAGGGG GGCCTAATGGCCTTTGAGGATGTGGCCGTGCATTTCTCCCAGGAGGAGTGGGGGCTCCTGGATACAGCGCAGAGGGCTCTGTACCGCCGGGTGATGCTGGAGAACTTCGCCCTCCTGGCCTCGCTGG GCCTGTCTGTGTCCCGGCCCCGTGTGGTCACGCAGCTGGAGCGCGGCAACGAGCCCTGGGTTCTCAGTGGGGCGGACGTGACCTTGGCCTGGGATGCCCAGAGGAGGCCCCACCACG GCTCCCCTCCTCTGGTGGAGGACGGTTGTGTTTCTGGAGAAGCCCCATTCCCAGGGGCCTTCGGGGATGGCTCCCCTCTGgcgcctgccagggtcctccccACCGCGGATGCCTGTGAGCGCGGGAAGATCCCGGAGGGTCGGCGCAGCATCTCCCCTTCCCGGGAGAGGAGACCCACCGGGGTGTCCGTGATCTACTGGGAGAGGCTCCGGCTGGGGCCGGGCAGGGGCGACGCCAGCGTGAGCCTCCGGCTGACCTCTTCTCTGCGGCCGCCACCTGGGGACAAGGCCCTCGCAGAGCACCCCACGCCCAGCCAGCCACCCCGGGTGTCAGAGCGGCGGAAGCCCTGGGCACGCGAGGCCCCCGGGGGAGCCTTCTCGAGTGCTCCCGGGGCTCTAGGAGCGCGAGGGATGGGCCCGGCCTGGCGCGAGCCTCCCGGCTGGGCCGAGCTGAGTGAGGCACTGCAGCCCGGGCCTGGCCTCCTCTCTGGGGAGAAGCCCTTCGAGTGCAGGGCGTGCAGCAAGGTGTTCGTGAAGAGCTCCGACCTGCTCAAGCACCTGCGCACACACACCGGGGAGCGGCCGTACGAGTGCACGCAGTGCGGCAAAGCCTTCAGCCAGACGTCGCACCTGACGCAGCACCAGCGCATCCACAGCGGGGAGACACCCTACAGCTGCCTGGCTTGCGGGCAGGCCTTCCGGCACAGCTCGTCGCTGGTGCGGCACCAGCGCATCCACACGGCCGAGAAGGCCTTCCGATGCGCCGAGTGCGGCAAGGCCTTCAGCCACCGCTCCAACCTCAGCCAGCACCGCAAGATCCATGCGGGCGGCCGGCCCTACGCGTGCGCGCGCTGTGGCCGCAGCTTCTGCCGCAACTCGCACCTCATCCAGCACGAGCGCACgcacacgggcgagaagccctTCGCCTGCGCGCTCTGTGGGGCTGCCTTCAGCCAGGGCTCGTCGCTCTTCAAGCACCGGCGCGTGCACACGGGCGAGAAACCCTTCGCCTGCGCGCAGTGCGGCCGCGCCTTCAGCCACAGCTCCAACCTGCGGCAGCACCGGCTGCTGCACACGGGCGAGCGGCCCTTCCGCTGCGCGGACTGCGGCAAGGCCTTCGCCAAGGGCGCCGTTCTGCTCAGCCACCGGCGCATCCACACGGGCGAGAAGCCGTTCGTGTGTGCGCACTGCGGACGCGCCTTCCGCGAGCGCCCGGCCCTCTTCCACCACCAGAGGCTCCACACCGGCGAGAAGCCGGCACGGCGGCCCCGGGCTGGCCCGCGCCCCCCGTCCAGGCCGCCTTCGGGGGCATCGCCCGAGGGCGCGCTGGGGCGGGAAGCCGGGCTCCCCGCCACCTCGGGGCCAGCCACCATCCTGAGAACCACTGAGGCCTGA
- the ZNF324 gene encoding zinc finger protein 324A isoform X2, translating to MAAAAAQPDQEQGLMAFEDVAVHFSQEEWGLLDTAQRALYRRVMLENFALLASLGLSVSRPRVVTQLERGNEPWVLSGADVTLAWDAQRRPHHGSPPLVEDGCVSGEAPFPGAFGDGSPLAPARVLPTADACERGKIPEGRRSISPSRERRPTGVSVIYWERLRLGPGRGDASVSLRLTSSLRPPPGDKALAEHPTPSQPPRVSERRKPWAREAPGGAFSSAPGALGARGMGPAWREPPGWAELSEALQPGPGLLSGEKPFECRACSKVFVKSSDLLKHLRTHTGERPYECTQCGKAFSQTSHLTQHQRIHSGETPYSCLACGQAFRHSSSLVRHQRIHTAEKAFRCAECGKAFSHRSNLSQHRKIHAGGRPYACARCGRSFCRNSHLIQHERTHTGEKPFACALCGAAFSQGSSLFKHRRVHTGEKPFACAQCGRAFSHSSNLRQHRLLHTGERPFRCADCGKAFAKGAVLLSHRRIHTGEKPFVCAHCGRAFRERPALFHHQRLHTGEKPARRPRAGPRPPSRPPSGASPEGALGREAGLPATSGPATILRTTEA from the exons atggcggcggcggcggcgcagcCCGACCAGGAACAG GGCCTAATGGCCTTTGAGGATGTGGCCGTGCATTTCTCCCAGGAGGAGTGGGGGCTCCTGGATACAGCGCAGAGGGCTCTGTACCGCCGGGTGATGCTGGAGAACTTCGCCCTCCTGGCCTCGCTGG GCCTGTCTGTGTCCCGGCCCCGTGTGGTCACGCAGCTGGAGCGCGGCAACGAGCCCTGGGTTCTCAGTGGGGCGGACGTGACCTTGGCCTGGGATGCCCAGAGGAGGCCCCACCACG GCTCCCCTCCTCTGGTGGAGGACGGTTGTGTTTCTGGAGAAGCCCCATTCCCAGGGGCCTTCGGGGATGGCTCCCCTCTGgcgcctgccagggtcctccccACCGCGGATGCCTGTGAGCGCGGGAAGATCCCGGAGGGTCGGCGCAGCATCTCCCCTTCCCGGGAGAGGAGACCCACCGGGGTGTCCGTGATCTACTGGGAGAGGCTCCGGCTGGGGCCGGGCAGGGGCGACGCCAGCGTGAGCCTCCGGCTGACCTCTTCTCTGCGGCCGCCACCTGGGGACAAGGCCCTCGCAGAGCACCCCACGCCCAGCCAGCCACCCCGGGTGTCAGAGCGGCGGAAGCCCTGGGCACGCGAGGCCCCCGGGGGAGCCTTCTCGAGTGCTCCCGGGGCTCTAGGAGCGCGAGGGATGGGCCCGGCCTGGCGCGAGCCTCCCGGCTGGGCCGAGCTGAGTGAGGCACTGCAGCCCGGGCCTGGCCTCCTCTCTGGGGAGAAGCCCTTCGAGTGCAGGGCGTGCAGCAAGGTGTTCGTGAAGAGCTCCGACCTGCTCAAGCACCTGCGCACACACACCGGGGAGCGGCCGTACGAGTGCACGCAGTGCGGCAAAGCCTTCAGCCAGACGTCGCACCTGACGCAGCACCAGCGCATCCACAGCGGGGAGACACCCTACAGCTGCCTGGCTTGCGGGCAGGCCTTCCGGCACAGCTCGTCGCTGGTGCGGCACCAGCGCATCCACACGGCCGAGAAGGCCTTCCGATGCGCCGAGTGCGGCAAGGCCTTCAGCCACCGCTCCAACCTCAGCCAGCACCGCAAGATCCATGCGGGCGGCCGGCCCTACGCGTGCGCGCGCTGTGGCCGCAGCTTCTGCCGCAACTCGCACCTCATCCAGCACGAGCGCACgcacacgggcgagaagccctTCGCCTGCGCGCTCTGTGGGGCTGCCTTCAGCCAGGGCTCGTCGCTCTTCAAGCACCGGCGCGTGCACACGGGCGAGAAACCCTTCGCCTGCGCGCAGTGCGGCCGCGCCTTCAGCCACAGCTCCAACCTGCGGCAGCACCGGCTGCTGCACACGGGCGAGCGGCCCTTCCGCTGCGCGGACTGCGGCAAGGCCTTCGCCAAGGGCGCCGTTCTGCTCAGCCACCGGCGCATCCACACGGGCGAGAAGCCGTTCGTGTGTGCGCACTGCGGACGCGCCTTCCGCGAGCGCCCGGCCCTCTTCCACCACCAGAGGCTCCACACCGGCGAGAAGCCGGCACGGCGGCCCCGGGCTGGCCCGCGCCCCCCGTCCAGGCCGCCTTCGGGGGCATCGCCCGAGGGCGCGCTGGGGCGGGAAGCCGGGCTCCCCGCCACCTCGGGGCCAGCCACCATCCTGAGAACCACTGAGGCCTGA